A genomic region of Dreissena polymorpha isolate Duluth1 chromosome 4, UMN_Dpol_1.0, whole genome shotgun sequence contains the following coding sequences:
- the LOC127880143 gene encoding uncharacterized protein LOC127880143 codes for MKKCRKVPEKEPIPSPIPEPDLIIEAMPHKLSGYSVSPSEVGPMGTIFEGQTDRLDYETITEERGHDFRFTVQRSVTHFPFSIDTSYKGGRKKSLFDKVGSISSFASMTIPVRSPTSDDLIPSVFESKKVVNSGIGTNDGIVNNSDQGRDSNLNSHPNPGTSTPVRIAVSEVQADGKNGSRLKPIENAFLPSRPCTNSELELEKFKPSKKRLE; via the exons ATGAAGAAATGCCGGAAGGTGCCGGAGAAGGAGCCTATACCATCGCCTATCCCCGAGC CGGATCTTATTATCGAGGCCATGCCGCACAAGCTGTCAGGATACTCGGTGTCACCTTCAGAGGTAGGACCCATGGGGACCATTTTCGAGGGACAGACCGACAGGTTGGACTATGAAACAATAACAGAGGAAAGAGGTCATGACTTTAGATTCACAGTTCAGCGATCAGTTACCCACTTTCCATTTTCCATTGACACCAGCTACAAAGGAGGTCGTAAGAAATCGTTGTTTGACAAAGTTGGCTCAATATCTAGTTTCGCTAGTATGACAATTCCTGTACGGAGCCCGACGTCTGACGATTTAATCCCCAGCGTGTTTGAATCCAAAAAGGTAGTGAATAGCGGAATTGGAACCAACGACGGTATCGTGAACAATTCTGATCAAGGTCGGGACTCGAATCTGAACAGCCACCCGAATCCAGGCACAAGCACCCCTGTCAGAATCGCCGTTTCTGAAGTACAGGCTGACGGCAAAAATGGAAGCCGTCTTAAACCAATTGAAAACGCCTTCCTGCCCAGTCGGCCATGTACTAACAGCGAATTGGAGTTAGAGAAATTCAAGCCTAGCAAAAAACGCTTGGAATAG